A region of Vibrio tubiashii ATCC 19109 DNA encodes the following proteins:
- a CDS encoding glycoside hydrolase family 3 protein — protein MKHLSKLTPIAVALVLSGCYGYEQPEVFSRVHDLLNVDGYQFRDSNGNGSLEPFEDWRLTPNERAQDLVGRMTLDEKAGMMLIDTLNSDQGGLVSSKGQDMIGNAQMTRFIFRNNVMQQPDNNPDCANGRSGCQITPKEAAVFMNSVQELREQTRMGIPALFKSNARNHIDPSARAGINVSSGAFSAWPKEAGLAATRDLELIEEFAGIMNEEWSSIGLRSMYGYMMDLATEPRWYRVHETFTEDAHLAADIMRSLINGLQGGGEIDRDSIALTIKHFPGGGPQENGADPHYDFGKNQVYPKNNFDYHLIPFKAAIDAGASSIMPYYGIPVDQKWMPNDVGMSFSKGIVTDLLRGELGYTGNVNSDTGIIGSRAWGAEDKTIDEQVAMAVDAGVDVLSGFNDKNVIVNLVEKGLISESRVDLSVARLAKEQFQLGLFENSYVNENKAEKVLGDKKHQQRADYAQKKSVVLLQNTNHALPLNAPTPNKAVSLYAMGMDGEIVSDSKYGFNVTSGDYQEGEVRPEVPTNTDYAVIRIRVSNQGANPELFFGGANPDELDLLAFSQMATAASWKVEPSLEDIQAVMNEVGAENTILSINFRQPFVLDDTSKLKSAGAIVATFGVSDSNLMEVLSGNFAPQGKLPFALANSAQAIVDQDSDYPGYDQADTLYAFGHGLTYD, from the coding sequence ATGAAACACCTTTCTAAACTTACCCCTATCGCTGTGGCGCTTGTTCTTTCCGGATGTTACGGCTACGAACAACCTGAAGTATTCTCCCGCGTACATGATCTACTCAATGTCGATGGATACCAGTTTCGCGATTCCAATGGCAATGGCTCACTCGAGCCCTTTGAAGACTGGCGACTAACACCCAATGAGCGCGCACAAGATTTGGTCGGACGTATGACCCTCGACGAAAAAGCAGGCATGATGCTGATCGATACACTGAACTCCGATCAAGGTGGGCTTGTTTCCAGCAAAGGCCAAGATATGATTGGCAACGCTCAGATGACTCGCTTTATCTTCCGCAATAACGTAATGCAACAACCTGATAATAATCCAGATTGTGCCAATGGACGCTCCGGCTGCCAAATCACGCCTAAAGAGGCGGCTGTATTCATGAATAGCGTTCAAGAGCTTCGTGAACAAACACGCATGGGTATACCTGCTTTGTTTAAGTCTAATGCTCGCAATCATATTGATCCCTCAGCCAGAGCCGGGATCAATGTATCCTCCGGCGCATTCTCTGCGTGGCCAAAAGAAGCAGGCTTAGCCGCAACACGCGATTTAGAACTAATCGAAGAGTTTGCAGGCATCATGAATGAAGAGTGGTCATCTATTGGCTTGCGCAGTATGTATGGTTATATGATGGATCTCGCTACCGAGCCTCGCTGGTATCGCGTACATGAAACCTTTACTGAAGATGCGCACCTTGCCGCAGATATCATGCGTTCGCTAATCAATGGACTGCAGGGTGGTGGAGAAATTGACCGCGATAGTATTGCCCTAACCATCAAGCACTTCCCTGGTGGCGGCCCGCAAGAAAATGGCGCTGATCCTCATTACGACTTCGGTAAAAATCAGGTCTATCCAAAGAACAACTTTGATTATCACCTTATTCCATTTAAGGCAGCAATTGATGCAGGCGCATCATCCATCATGCCTTACTATGGCATCCCCGTGGATCAAAAATGGATGCCAAACGATGTAGGCATGTCTTTCTCGAAAGGGATCGTTACTGATCTACTACGTGGAGAACTTGGCTACACAGGGAATGTCAACTCAGACACTGGGATTATCGGTAGTCGCGCGTGGGGAGCAGAAGATAAAACCATCGACGAACAAGTCGCAATGGCAGTCGATGCTGGTGTCGATGTTCTATCTGGTTTCAATGACAAAAACGTTATTGTTAACTTAGTTGAAAAAGGACTGATTAGTGAATCAAGGGTAGATCTTTCAGTCGCTCGTTTAGCAAAAGAACAATTTCAACTAGGGCTGTTTGAAAACAGCTATGTCAACGAAAACAAAGCTGAGAAAGTCTTAGGTGATAAGAAGCATCAGCAACGTGCTGATTATGCTCAGAAGAAATCCGTAGTACTACTGCAGAACACTAACCACGCTTTACCTTTAAATGCACCGACTCCGAACAAAGCCGTTTCTCTATATGCCATGGGGATGGATGGAGAGATAGTTAGCGACAGCAAGTATGGCTTTAACGTGACCTCTGGAGACTATCAAGAGGGTGAGGTTCGTCCGGAAGTACCTACAAACACCGACTACGCGGTTATTCGAATTCGTGTATCAAATCAAGGCGCAAATCCTGAGTTGTTCTTTGGTGGCGCAAACCCTGATGAGCTTGATCTATTAGCCTTTAGCCAAATGGCAACAGCAGCATCTTGGAAGGTTGAACCAAGCCTAGAAGATATTCAAGCGGTCATGAATGAGGTCGGCGCTGAAAACACCATCCTTTCTATCAACTTCCGCCAGCCATTTGTGTTAGATGACACCAGCAAACTCAAATCTGCTGGCGCAATTGTGGCAACCTTTGGCGTATCCGATAGCAACTTAATGGAAGTCTTATCGGGTAACTTTGCTCCGCAAGGTAAATTGCCCTTCGCACTCGCCAACAGCGCACAAGCCATTGTGGATCAAGATTCTGATTACCCTGGGTATGACCAAGCCGACACCTTGTACGCCTTTGGTCACGGCTTAACTTACGACTGA
- a CDS encoding YgjV family protein has product MENWLAQSVGGFAFIIGVMAFWQKDDIRFRYQMMTFCLIMGVHFILMGATVAAIGVIINAVRSFASIKTQSRKVMWFFIGLMWLMTLPNITHLFELMTVVGSSVATWALFSKQGIALRCLILFNSLCWVVHNIWLGSIGGSLIEATFIVTNLITIVRLYRSSPSNKCPSTETI; this is encoded by the coding sequence ATGGAAAACTGGCTCGCACAAAGTGTCGGCGGCTTCGCCTTTATTATTGGTGTTATGGCATTTTGGCAAAAAGACGATATTCGTTTCCGCTATCAGATGATGACTTTCTGCTTGATTATGGGGGTGCATTTCATATTGATGGGCGCTACCGTCGCTGCGATTGGTGTCATCATCAATGCTGTGCGTAGTTTTGCATCGATCAAAACTCAATCGCGCAAAGTCATGTGGTTTTTCATTGGATTAATGTGGCTAATGACGTTACCTAATATCACTCACCTGTTTGAGTTGATGACAGTGGTTGGTTCGTCAGTGGCAACGTGGGCGCTATTTAGCAAACAAGGGATTGCATTGCGCTGTCTTATTTTGTTCAACTCACTGTGCTGGGTTGTCCATAACATCTGGCTAGGCTCGATTGGTGGCTCTTTGATTGAAGCCACATTTATCGTGACCAACCTCATCACCATAGTTCGACTTTATCGCTCATCTCCCTCCAATAAATGCCCTAGCACAGAGACCATTTAG
- a CDS encoding bifunctional 4-hydroxy-2-oxoglutarate aldolase/2-dehydro-3-deoxy-phosphogluconate aldolase, which translates to MSNIKQQLKALKVIPVIAIDNAQDIIPLGKVLAENGLPAAEITFRSDAAVEAIRLLRQHQPDMLIGAGTVLNKEQAIAAKEAGATFIVSPGFNPNTVRACQEIGIDIVPGVNNPSTVEAALEMGLTTLKFFPAEASGGINMVKSLLAPYTDVELMPTGGINPANVKDYLAIPRVVACGGTWMVDKKLIESGNWEELARLTREAVALVNE; encoded by the coding sequence ATGTCTAACATCAAACAACAGTTAAAAGCACTCAAAGTCATCCCAGTCATCGCTATCGACAACGCGCAAGACATTATCCCTCTGGGTAAGGTACTAGCAGAAAATGGTTTACCTGCCGCTGAAATCACCTTTCGATCAGACGCAGCGGTAGAGGCAATTCGCCTTCTTCGCCAACACCAACCAGACATGCTTATTGGAGCAGGAACCGTGCTTAACAAGGAACAAGCAATTGCGGCAAAAGAGGCTGGTGCAACTTTTATCGTCTCGCCGGGTTTTAACCCTAACACCGTGAGAGCATGCCAAGAGATCGGCATTGATATTGTTCCGGGCGTTAACAACCCAAGCACAGTAGAAGCAGCACTTGAAATGGGGCTGACTACACTTAAATTCTTCCCGGCTGAAGCGTCTGGCGGCATAAACATGGTCAAGTCTCTGCTGGCTCCTTACACCGATGTTGAACTTATGCCAACTGGTGGTATCAACCCAGCAAACGTAAAAGACTATCTCGCTATTCCAAGAGTCGTAGCATGTGGCGGAACATGGATGGTAGATAAAAAGCTGATTGAGTCAGGGAACTGGGAAGAGCTTGCACGTTTAACCCGTGAGGCGGTCGCACTGGTCAATGAATAA
- a CDS encoding sugar kinase: MKHIAIVGECMIELNGKPFGSMHQTFGGDTLNAAVYLARGCEANSKPQEIKTSYVTALGQDPISLGMLNRWKQEGISTELVLHDDNRTPGLYLIQLDEQGERTFLYWRDQSAARYVLQHPDFSLVKQALREVDTLFLSGISLAILPKQDRISLLNLIVELKSSGVEIAFDSNFRPALWPQDDNQTVKEIYQAMYQLTDIALVTFDDEQALWGDATPEQTLARLGSLGVAKTVVKMGADGCLVQDEHLQQHAVTTQVVEQVVDTTSAGDSFNGGFLSAYLAGADLVTACQRGNQLAGVVIQHRGAIISKEFTQPALGVV, translated from the coding sequence ATGAAACACATCGCCATTGTTGGTGAATGTATGATTGAGCTAAACGGGAAACCCTTTGGCTCAATGCACCAAACCTTTGGTGGGGATACTCTCAATGCTGCGGTCTATTTAGCGCGCGGATGTGAGGCGAATTCCAAGCCACAAGAGATTAAAACCTCTTATGTCACCGCATTGGGGCAAGATCCCATCAGCTTAGGTATGCTCAATCGTTGGAAACAAGAAGGCATCTCGACAGAACTTGTTCTACACGATGACAACCGCACGCCAGGGCTCTACCTAATCCAACTCGATGAGCAAGGAGAAAGGACGTTCCTTTACTGGCGAGATCAATCAGCAGCCCGTTATGTTCTCCAACATCCCGACTTCTCACTGGTTAAGCAGGCGTTAAGAGAAGTGGATACGCTGTTTTTGAGCGGAATTAGCTTAGCTATTCTACCTAAGCAAGACCGTATTTCGCTGCTCAACTTAATTGTGGAGCTTAAATCATCAGGTGTTGAGATCGCCTTTGATAGCAACTTTCGCCCTGCTCTTTGGCCACAAGATGACAATCAAACCGTCAAAGAGATCTACCAAGCGATGTACCAGCTCACCGATATCGCGTTGGTAACGTTTGACGATGAGCAGGCGCTATGGGGAGATGCTACTCCCGAGCAAACCCTTGCTCGCTTAGGATCTTTGGGCGTAGCAAAAACAGTAGTAAAAATGGGCGCCGATGGATGCTTGGTCCAAGATGAACATTTACAACAACATGCAGTTACAACTCAAGTCGTTGAGCAGGTTGTTGATACCACTTCAGCGGGAGACTCATTTAATGGTGGCTTCCTCTCTGCCTACCTTGCAGGAGCAGACTTAGTCACCGCATGCCAACGAGGAAACCAGTTGGCTGGCGTCGTAATTCAACATCGCGGTGCCATAATTTCAAAAGAATTTACACAACCGGCGCTTGGCGTCGTTTAA
- the uxaC gene encoding glucuronate isomerase, whose amino-acid sequence MKQFLCEDFLLSNETARRLYHEHAAHQPIYDYHCHLNPSEVANNRQFDNLGQIWLEGDHYKWRGMRSAGIDERFITGDASDYEKYLAWAKTVPQTLGNPLYHWTHLELRRPFGITNSLFSPESAEHIWHQCNELLQTPEFSARGIMKQMNVVMAGTTDDPIDSLEHHKTIAEDDSFDVNVAPSWRPDKAFKIELDGFADYMQQLGMVADIEINKFNDLLDALDKRLAHFDTHGCKAADHGIEVVRYAPIPTESDLDALLSRRLNGEVLCELECAQFSTAVQVWLGKRYAQLGWVMQLHIGAQRNNSTRMFNLLGADAGFDSIGDRPFAFELANLLDEMDKTNQLPRTILYCLNPRDNEMMATMIGNFQGGGIAGKIQFGSGWWFNDQKDGMQRQMEQLSQLGLLSQFVGMLTDSRSFLSYTRHEYFRRILCNMVGHWVENGEVPKDFTLLGPMIENICFGNAKRYFEERN is encoded by the coding sequence ATGAAACAATTTCTATGTGAAGACTTTCTGCTTTCAAATGAAACGGCACGTCGCTTATACCATGAGCATGCAGCCCACCAGCCAATTTATGACTACCACTGCCACCTAAATCCGTCAGAAGTCGCCAACAATCGCCAATTCGATAACCTCGGACAAATCTGGCTTGAAGGTGACCATTACAAATGGCGGGGTATGCGTTCAGCGGGGATAGACGAGCGATTTATTACCGGAGATGCCAGTGATTACGAAAAGTATCTAGCTTGGGCAAAAACGGTTCCACAGACCTTAGGTAATCCGCTCTATCACTGGACACACCTTGAACTGCGCCGCCCCTTTGGCATTACGAATAGCTTATTTTCACCTGAAAGCGCCGAGCACATTTGGCATCAATGTAATGAACTGCTGCAAACGCCTGAGTTCAGTGCGCGCGGCATCATGAAGCAGATGAATGTCGTTATGGCGGGTACGACTGATGACCCAATCGACTCGCTCGAACATCATAAGACCATCGCTGAAGATGACTCTTTTGACGTTAACGTCGCTCCAAGTTGGCGACCAGACAAAGCGTTTAAAATCGAACTCGATGGATTCGCTGATTATATGCAGCAACTGGGCATGGTTGCCGATATTGAGATTAACAAGTTCAATGATCTATTAGACGCTTTAGATAAAAGGCTTGCTCACTTTGATACTCACGGCTGCAAAGCGGCGGATCATGGTATTGAAGTGGTTCGCTATGCGCCCATTCCAACCGAATCTGACCTCGATGCCCTACTCTCACGTCGACTCAATGGTGAAGTGCTCTGTGAGTTGGAATGCGCTCAGTTCTCCACTGCCGTACAAGTGTGGTTAGGTAAGCGCTATGCTCAGCTTGGTTGGGTCATGCAACTTCATATTGGTGCGCAGCGCAACAACAGTACGCGTATGTTTAACCTACTTGGGGCCGATGCTGGTTTTGACTCGATTGGCGATCGACCGTTTGCTTTTGAGCTTGCCAATCTATTAGACGAAATGGACAAAACGAACCAACTTCCTCGTACCATTCTTTACTGCTTGAACCCGCGTGACAATGAGATGATGGCAACCATGATTGGTAACTTCCAAGGTGGTGGTATTGCAGGCAAAATTCAATTCGGCTCTGGATGGTGGTTTAACGACCAGAAAGACGGTATGCAGCGCCAAATGGAACAGCTTTCGCAACTTGGCTTACTCAGTCAGTTTGTCGGTATGCTAACTGATTCGCGCAGTTTCCTTTCCTATACTCGACACGAATATTTCCGTCGTATCTTGTGTAATATGGTCGGACACTGGGTAGAAAACGGCGAAGTACCGAAAGACTTCACTCTACTTGGGCCTATGATTGAAAACATCTGCTTTGGCAATGCTAAGCGCTATTTTGAAGAGAGGAACTAA
- a CDS encoding mannitol dehydrogenase family protein → MKTIANTILNDAVLLPDYDRHNLKSRIVHLGFGAFHRAHQALFTNEMLSKTGSDWGICEVNLFGGEALIESLRQQDHLYTVAEKGAESTTVRVISSVTESLHPNLDGIDTVLSKMAEPQVSIVSMTITEKGYCADPATGKLDKNNPLVIADLANPTEPKSALGYIVQALKMRRESGLKPFTVMSCDNVQENGHVAKAAILEFAQLLDPEFAHWIEENVTFPCTMVDRIVPAATEETLAEIAELLGCDDPCAIACEPFRQWVIEDNFVAGRPEWDVTGAEFVADVVPYEEMKLRMLNGSHSFLAYLGYLGGYAHISDTMTDHGYRKAAFNMMIKAQARSLNMPEGTDLKGYAKLLIERFTNPSLKHKTWQIAMDGSQKIPQRLGGSLQFHLTQGSDFSWLATAIAGWMRYVSGVDEQGHNIDVRDPMADTLRQICDEHGFNVSVVPALLAVEAIFPKELGQNPKVIDAVSTAYQSLIDHGARKTVASL, encoded by the coding sequence ATGAAAACTATCGCAAACACCATATTAAATGACGCTGTTCTGCTGCCGGACTATGATCGTCACAATCTGAAAAGCCGCATTGTTCACCTTGGCTTTGGCGCTTTTCACCGCGCACATCAAGCGTTGTTTACCAATGAAATGTTGAGTAAAACGGGTTCAGACTGGGGAATCTGCGAGGTAAATCTGTTTGGTGGCGAAGCGTTAATCGAATCGCTTAGACAGCAAGACCATTTGTATACGGTCGCCGAGAAAGGGGCAGAATCAACCACCGTTCGTGTGATTAGCTCGGTCACTGAGTCTCTCCATCCAAACCTTGATGGCATTGATACTGTCCTGAGTAAAATGGCAGAGCCACAGGTGTCGATTGTGTCGATGACAATCACAGAAAAAGGTTACTGCGCCGATCCTGCAACAGGCAAGCTAGACAAGAATAACCCATTGGTTATCGCCGACTTAGCCAATCCTACCGAGCCTAAATCTGCGCTTGGGTATATTGTTCAAGCCCTAAAAATGCGCCGAGAGAGTGGTTTGAAACCTTTTACCGTAATGTCTTGCGACAATGTTCAAGAGAATGGCCACGTAGCGAAAGCAGCGATATTGGAATTTGCCCAATTACTCGACCCTGAATTTGCTCATTGGATTGAGGAGAATGTGACTTTCCCTTGCACTATGGTTGACCGCATTGTCCCTGCTGCGACAGAAGAAACCTTAGCGGAGATCGCCGAATTGCTTGGTTGCGATGACCCTTGCGCTATCGCCTGCGAACCTTTTCGCCAATGGGTGATAGAAGATAACTTTGTCGCTGGCAGACCAGAGTGGGACGTTACAGGTGCGGAGTTTGTTGCTGATGTTGTGCCATATGAAGAGATGAAACTGCGAATGCTCAACGGCAGCCATTCATTCCTCGCCTATCTCGGTTATCTTGGTGGCTATGCGCATATCTCAGATACCATGACTGACCACGGTTACCGAAAAGCTGCGTTTAATATGATGATAAAGGCGCAGGCTCGCTCTTTAAACATGCCCGAAGGGACGGATTTAAAAGGCTACGCTAAGCTGCTCATTGAACGTTTCACTAACCCAAGTCTTAAACACAAAACTTGGCAAATCGCGATGGATGGCAGCCAAAAAATCCCACAACGTCTTGGAGGCAGCCTTCAATTCCATTTAACACAAGGCTCGGATTTTTCTTGGCTTGCCACTGCTATTGCCGGATGGATGCGTTATGTGTCTGGGGTAGATGAGCAAGGACATAACATCGATGTTCGCGACCCAATGGCTGATACTCTGCGCCAAATTTGCGATGAGCATGGCTTTAATGTATCCGTTGTTCCTGCCTTACTTGCCGTAGAAGCGATCTTTCCCAAAGAGTTGGGTCAAAACCCTAAAGTTATAGACGCAGTGAGCACAGCTTATCAATCACTCATTGACCATGGCGCACGTAAAACCGTCGCTTCACTGTAA
- a CDS encoding TRAP transporter large permease, which translates to MEWQVILTLFGTFAVLLAIGVPVSFAIGLSSLATILMSLPLEPAIAVVAQRMAAGLDNFALLAIPFFILAGNIMNQGGIALRLINFAKVLGGRLPGSLAHVNVMANMMFGSISGSAVASAAAVGGTMSPLQKKDGYDENFSAAVNITSCPSGLLIPPSNTLIVFSLVSGGTSIAALFLAGYIPGILMGLSIMLVAGYIAKKRGYPIAERPSMSVVWNTFLKAAPSLALIVIIMGGIIGGIFTATEASAIAVVYTFTLAVLIYREVKWRELPKIVLESAVTTSIVLLLVGASMGMSWAMANADIPYMIADALLAVSDNPLMILLIINIILLIVGIFMDMTPAVLIFTPIFLPIALDMGIDPVHFGIMMTFNLAIGICTPPVGSALFIGCSVADVAIDKIIKPLLPFYAALVAALMAVTFIPELSLFLPNLVLGY; encoded by the coding sequence ATGGAATGGCAAGTAATTCTTACTCTATTCGGCACCTTTGCCGTATTGCTCGCAATAGGTGTTCCTGTCTCGTTTGCGATTGGTTTATCGTCTTTGGCGACCATTCTCATGAGTCTACCACTTGAACCTGCAATCGCAGTGGTTGCTCAGCGTATGGCTGCTGGGCTAGACAACTTTGCCCTGCTCGCAATCCCGTTCTTTATTCTTGCAGGCAACATCATGAACCAAGGGGGCATTGCCCTGCGCCTAATTAACTTCGCAAAAGTGCTCGGTGGTCGCCTGCCAGGTTCTCTTGCTCACGTTAACGTGATGGCGAATATGATGTTTGGTTCGATTTCAGGGTCTGCTGTTGCCTCTGCTGCTGCAGTTGGCGGCACGATGTCACCTTTGCAAAAGAAAGATGGTTATGATGAGAACTTTTCGGCAGCGGTTAACATTACGTCGTGTCCGTCAGGTCTGTTGATCCCGCCAAGCAATACTTTGATTGTCTTCTCACTGGTCTCAGGTGGCACATCTATCGCTGCGCTCTTCTTAGCGGGTTACATTCCCGGTATTTTAATGGGCTTAAGTATCATGCTGGTTGCAGGCTACATCGCCAAAAAACGTGGCTACCCAATCGCAGAGCGCCCTTCTATGTCCGTGGTATGGAATACCTTCCTCAAAGCGGCACCATCATTAGCGCTGATTGTCATCATAATGGGCGGAATCATTGGTGGTATTTTCACAGCGACCGAAGCCTCTGCCATCGCGGTTGTCTACACCTTTACCCTTGCTGTACTCATCTATCGTGAAGTGAAATGGCGTGAACTACCAAAGATTGTTCTTGAGTCTGCGGTGACCACTTCGATCGTTTTACTGTTAGTTGGCGCTTCAATGGGTATGTCATGGGCAATGGCTAACGCGGATATCCCATACATGATTGCGGATGCGTTATTGGCTGTTTCTGATAACCCGCTGATGATTTTGCTGATTATCAATATCATTCTGCTGATTGTCGGTATCTTTATGGATATGACACCCGCGGTATTGATCTTTACACCAATCTTCCTGCCTATCGCGCTCGATATGGGTATCGACCCAGTCCATTTCGGCATCATGATGACGTTTAACCTCGCGATTGGTATCTGTACTCCACCTGTCGGCAGTGCTCTGTTTATTGGTTGTTCAGTCGCTGACGTTGCTATCGATAAGATCATTAAACCTCTGCTGCCATTTTACGCAGCCCTGGTCGCCGCACTGATGGCCGTCACCTTTATTCCTGAACTGAGCCTTTTCTTACCGAACCTTGTGCTTGGCTACTAA
- a CDS encoding TRAP transporter small permease: MNKLVSYINKGLAAFTVSLSTFLVFCVIWQVVSRYVIGKPSTVTDELARYLFMWVALIGAAYTTGLKRHLAIDLLTMKLTGKRKLINEIVIQIAIGVFAYIVLVHGGIQLAAKTLATGQQTPALGLEMGYIYFCLPISGVLMIFYSAVFATERVKQLISGNALVAESQID, from the coding sequence ATGAATAAATTGGTCAGTTACATAAACAAGGGGTTAGCCGCGTTTACCGTCTCCCTCTCTACCTTTCTGGTGTTCTGCGTCATTTGGCAGGTCGTTTCCCGCTATGTGATAGGCAAACCCAGTACAGTGACCGATGAACTCGCCCGCTACCTATTTATGTGGGTCGCACTGATAGGGGCGGCTTACACCACAGGGTTAAAAAGACACCTGGCTATCGACCTACTCACCATGAAGCTAACGGGCAAACGTAAACTGATTAATGAGATTGTTATTCAAATTGCGATTGGCGTGTTTGCTTATATCGTATTGGTTCATGGTGGCATTCAGCTCGCTGCTAAAACACTAGCCACAGGTCAACAGACTCCCGCCCTAGGTTTAGAAATGGGTTACATCTATTTCTGCTTGCCTATCAGCGGCGTACTAATGATTTTCTATTCGGCAGTTTTCGCCACTGAACGCGTTAAACAGCTTATTTCAGGCAACGCACTAGTCGCCGAATCTCAGATTGATTAA
- a CDS encoding TRAP transporter substrate-binding protein: protein MNKRTTLLTTVIGAALTLGATASAFAATNLKLSHNHPRDHAVHKAMDYMAKEVKELTDGEVRIRIYPDAQLGTQRESMELMQNGALDMVKSNAAELEAFSPAYSAFNLPYLFRDKDHYYKVTDGEVGREILGSSKQSGFIGVTYYDAGARSFYTSKPIKTPDDLKGLKVRVQPSPSAIAMVKALGGNPTPLAYGELYTALQQGVVDAAENNIPSFSLSRHSEVAKYFSLDEHTMVPDVLVISSKTYDKLTPEHQKALMKAAADSSEYMKKLWAESEAKERAKAEKMGVTFVKPNKELFVKAVQPRYAEIEKSNPELGALVEKIKAVQ, encoded by the coding sequence ATGAATAAGCGCACAACTTTGCTAACTACCGTAATTGGAGCAGCACTGACATTAGGAGCGACTGCTTCAGCTTTCGCTGCCACTAACCTAAAGCTAAGCCACAACCATCCACGTGACCATGCAGTACATAAAGCAATGGACTACATGGCAAAAGAAGTAAAAGAATTGACGGATGGTGAAGTTCGCATCCGTATTTACCCTGATGCTCAGCTCGGTACACAACGTGAATCCATGGAGCTAATGCAGAATGGCGCTCTAGATATGGTGAAAAGTAATGCCGCAGAACTTGAAGCCTTCTCTCCTGCTTATTCAGCGTTCAACTTACCGTATTTGTTCCGTGACAAAGACCACTACTACAAGGTGACGGACGGTGAAGTTGGTCGCGAGATCCTTGGTTCTTCTAAACAAAGCGGTTTTATTGGTGTGACTTACTATGATGCAGGTGCTCGTAGTTTCTACACCAGCAAACCAATCAAAACGCCTGACGATCTTAAAGGTCTGAAAGTTCGTGTTCAGCCAAGCCCATCGGCCATTGCAATGGTAAAAGCACTCGGTGGTAACCCGACCCCACTGGCATACGGTGAACTTTATACGGCATTACAACAAGGTGTGGTTGACGCAGCAGAAAACAACATCCCATCGTTTAGCTTAAGCCGTCACAGTGAAGTGGCGAAGTACTTCAGCTTAGACGAGCACACTATGGTGCCAGATGTATTGGTTATCTCATCGAAAACCTATGACAAGTTGACGCCTGAGCATCAAAAAGCCTTGATGAAAGCCGCGGCAGATTCTTCAGAGTACATGAAAAAGCTTTGGGCTGAATCTGAGGCTAAAGAGCGTGCTAAAGCTGAAAAGATGGGCGTCACTTTTGTTAAACCAAACAAAGAGCTGTTTGTAAAAGCTGTACAACCAAGATATGCAGAAATTGAGAAATCGAACCCAGAGCTAGGTGCTTTGGTAGAGAAAATCAAAGCTGTTCAGTAA
- a CDS encoding FCD domain-containing protein: protein MEYSDNIIMMPFEAKRPYQEIGLVLRQELIEGQYSVGDRLPPERDIAERLDVSRTVVREAIIMLELENLVEVKKGSGVYVINIPSQPNSRENVISDDAGPFEMLQARQLLESNIAEFAAMQVTPSDIVKMRSALDLEREELASGTADCNGDETFHLCIAEATQNSVLVDMLKQSWERRECSPMWKKLHSHIVGQDYREEWIDDHAKILAALQRKDPIAAKNAMWQHLENVKQRLLELSDIDDPNFDGYLFSSNPVVLRGAEKS, encoded by the coding sequence ATGGAATACAGTGATAATATCATCATGATGCCTTTTGAAGCGAAAAGACCGTATCAAGAGATCGGTTTAGTACTAAGACAAGAGTTAATCGAAGGCCAATACAGTGTCGGAGATAGGCTCCCGCCAGAGCGCGATATTGCAGAACGTTTAGACGTTAGCCGCACAGTAGTGCGTGAAGCGATCATCATGCTTGAGCTAGAGAACTTAGTCGAAGTGAAAAAGGGATCCGGTGTTTACGTTATCAATATTCCATCTCAACCTAACTCTCGTGAGAACGTGATTAGTGATGACGCAGGTCCATTTGAGATGCTGCAAGCTAGGCAATTGCTAGAAAGTAATATTGCTGAATTTGCGGCTATGCAAGTGACACCAAGTGACATTGTCAAAATGCGTTCAGCGCTTGATCTTGAGCGAGAAGAACTCGCAAGCGGGACTGCTGATTGCAATGGCGATGAGACTTTCCACCTATGCATCGCTGAGGCAACGCAAAACTCAGTGCTAGTGGATATGTTGAAGCAGTCTTGGGAGCGTCGTGAGTGCAGCCCTATGTGGAAAAAGCTTCACTCGCACATTGTCGGTCAAGATTATCGCGAAGAGTGGATCGACGATCACGCCAAAATCCTCGCCGCATTACAGCGAAAAGATCCTATTGCTGCTAAAAATGCTATGTGGCAACACCTTGAAAACGTCAAACAGCGCCTGTTGGAGTTGTCTGACATCGATGACCCAAATTTTGATGGTTACCTATTCAGCTCAAACCCGGTAGTTCTGCGGGGCGCTGAAAAGAGTTAA